In Pseudomonas poae, a single genomic region encodes these proteins:
- the ftsZ gene encoding cell division protein FtsZ, which translates to MFELVDNIPASPVIKVIGVGGGGGNAVNHMVKSNIEGVEFICANTDAQALKSIGARTILQLGTAVTKGLGAGANPEVGRQAALEDRERIAEVLQGTNMVFITTGMGGGTGTGAAPIIAEVAKEMGILTVAVVTRPFPFEGRKRMQIADEGIRLLSESVDSLITIPNEKLLTILGKDASLLSAFAKADDVLAGAVRGISDIIKRPGMINVDFADVRTVMSEMGMAMMGTGCASGPNRAREATEAAIRNPLLEDVNLQGARGILVNITAGPDLSLGEYSDVGSIIEAFASEHAMVKVGTVIDPDMRDELHVTVVATGLGAKIEKPVKVIDNTVHTGHNSHASQQAAAPAPARQELPSVNYRDLDRPTVMRNQAQAGAAASRSPNPQDDLDYLDIPAFLRRQAD; encoded by the coding sequence ATGTTCGAACTCGTAGACAACATCCCCGCAAGCCCGGTTATTAAAGTAATCGGTGTCGGCGGTGGCGGCGGCAACGCTGTCAACCACATGGTCAAGAGCAACATTGAAGGCGTTGAATTCATCTGCGCCAACACTGATGCCCAGGCGCTGAAAAGCATCGGCGCGCGGACCATCCTGCAATTGGGCACCGCCGTGACCAAGGGCCTTGGCGCTGGCGCCAACCCGGAAGTCGGCCGTCAAGCCGCACTGGAAGACCGCGAGCGTATTGCCGAAGTGCTGCAAGGCACCAACATGGTGTTCATCACCACCGGCATGGGCGGCGGTACCGGTACCGGTGCTGCACCGATCATTGCCGAAGTGGCCAAGGAAATGGGCATTCTGACGGTTGCTGTTGTAACCCGTCCGTTCCCGTTCGAAGGTCGCAAGCGCATGCAGATCGCCGACGAAGGCATCCGTCTGCTGTCTGAAAGCGTCGACTCGTTGATCACCATCCCTAACGAGAAGCTGCTGACCATCCTGGGCAAGGACGCAAGCCTGCTGTCCGCATTCGCCAAGGCTGACGATGTACTGGCCGGTGCCGTTCGCGGTATCTCCGACATCATCAAGCGCCCAGGCATGATCAACGTCGACTTTGCCGACGTACGTACTGTCATGAGCGAAATGGGCATGGCAATGATGGGCACTGGCTGCGCCAGCGGTCCTAACCGTGCACGTGAAGCCACCGAAGCAGCCATCCGCAACCCGTTGCTGGAAGACGTGAACCTGCAAGGCGCACGCGGCATCCTGGTGAACATCACCGCCGGTCCTGACCTGTCCCTGGGTGAGTACTCCGACGTGGGTAGCATCATCGAAGCCTTCGCTTCCGAGCATGCCATGGTCAAAGTCGGTACCGTTATCGACCCGGATATGCGCGACGAGCTGCATGTAACCGTGGTAGCTACCGGCCTGGGCGCGAAAATCGAGAAGCCTGTGAAGGTTATCGACAACACCGTTCACACTGGCCATAACAGCCACGCCAGCCAGCAAGCTGCCGCTCCAGCGCCTGCGCGCCAGGAACTGCCGTCTGTTAACTACCGTGACCTGGACCGTCCGACCGTGATGCGCAACCAGGCTCAGGCCGGTGCTGCGGCGTCCCGTAGCCCGAATCCGCAAGATGATCTGGACTACTTGGACATCCCGGCATTCCTGCGTCGTCAGGCCGATTGA